The DNA window GACTCAGGTGGCATAGGCTTATTTTCATACCTGAAGTTTTGAAGACATAATTTTGGTATCCGATTCTGGTATTCCAAATAGGCTTGATATAACTCCACAATAAACcagaatatttataattacacCTTGGCTGTAAGAAAATAATAGTAATTAGTTACTACTAATTATGCACTTAATTATGTTCAACAATTCTACTAATtactaaattgtttattaagtagttaataacaatttaatatattaatagcCTTTTTCactttgtaacattttttttttgtgcaattgcaacttcataaatatatgtaccACAGGTTACATGACTACATGGAACTGATTAAGATATGTACATTATATTAGAAAACCACAACACAACTTCTTTGCTAACTGCCTGAGTTAAGTTGTAAACCTCTAGCAGCTTTCAGTTATGAGCAGGCAAGAGACGAATGACTTACTTTTTTCTCTAAACAAACATACCTAATGTTGGAAATCAAGTTATATTGATGCCATGGCACTGCATAACAATTGTCAAAAATCTGAATCATCTCAAATACTCACAAGAATGAGAAGAAAACAACAGCTTTTATGCAAAGAAACTTTCCAATAGGCTTCATTGGCTTCAGCTCCACCCGGTTAGCTCTATAGAACAGCACCAGGCAGTACATGGCCAAAAACTGAGACAGATTATTAATGGCTATCATGTAAGGGAATGCCACATTAGGGTTGAAGTCACTTTCACCATACACCCCACACAGCTCACAGATCATGGAGATGACGGTGGTTACGGGCCGCACTACTGTGTACTGCAGGATGCCATGTTTGCAGTTGTGGACAAATTCCCTGGATGGATAAAAGATATgtgataattaaataaacagaaaattactaaaattttaatgttaattcatCATTAGCaatctaataaattattattatttagtgtcAATATTACTGTCCTAATTACCTTCCCATTTCCCAGGGTGCAAGACAGCAGAGAGGAAATATGTGATAAACTTGAGGTTTTGTTTCCAGTAGTGCTTCTAAATCTTGATCTTCATTGAGGTAGTTTAATAAATACTTCATGAAGTTGTAGATGACATATGCTTCATAGCATTCTCGCAGAGAATCCATATAAATAGATTGTTCTGGAAACTGTAAGCCTAGCCATGCATTTAGTGCATAAATTGGGACCATCCATAATATTCTGTGGAGGGAAAGAAAGACTCTTCATTAAAtgaaaaacatataatataatgagATTACAGAccacaaaaacattaaaataattgatcATTCTGCTGTCGTAACAGATATTGttagtattttattaccttataatatgtttttgtaAAGAAGGTTTTGTGTAATGCAATACATGTTGTGTGATCTCCCATATAGAGATGGGCAACGCCAATAGGACGAATCCACCTCCCACCAAGGCGCCTTGGTCAGCTTTACTGAATCCATTGCTTATGGAATGAGCTATCAATATTGGCACTAAAACGATTATAAGTATAACGTACAAAGCTACCAGCAGCGGTTTAATCCATAAACGCCACTTACTAAAGAATGAAAACACACTATATGAACACATCTTCTTTTGcttttttacataataagtaATAAGAATACCGAAACAAGTTAAATTTCACAACATTTTCTATTTCGGTGTGACGCACGGAAGACATGTAACAAACCGAGTTTGGATACTTATATTAGATAATAATGCACAACAACTACGAAAGTAGGCGTTAGATTCAAGCTAAACTGATTTAGTttgattaacaaaatatatttattttacgtagATATTTATCGACTGACAGTGACGTAAGTGACGCAGCTGACTGACACTGTGACTGTCTATTGTATTGTTCTTCCCATCTTCCGCTCCATGCATAACAAACGTAACAGCTATTGGGaaagtagttttaatttagatGTTAGTTAGTAGTGATACGGTAAATTATTAAATGAGTTTTTGATGGCTGTTACGGCTTTTGCGTGTGGTGGTACTCTTCCACTTCTACAAGTCCAAATGTATATGAAAAGTTGCAGTGAATCTTTAGTATGGTTCGGACTATTGGTGATTTCTGTAAAATACcgattaatataattatttgcttCACAAAACCttaaattatttcaaagaacgatattttattagtaaagtATATTCGTATTTGTTATGGAAATTGAGTGAATATTGTAGAAAAGTGGTAATACCACATCAGTGTTACTAGTTACACagaccttaaaaaaaaaatcacatcacAGGTGTAGTGTTGTGTgaagtaggtataattttttttctgttcgAATCATGATCAAAATGGGATTGctgtagataaaatactattatttaatttagaaaatCAAAGCTTTTAATGGCGTAAATATAGTTTAAAGATGTCCAATCAGTGCAAGTTAATAGTGGGGATCGACTTATTTGTGCATTTACAGTTATACGCGTAACACGAATTTGTGCATCGAGTTCTGAGCATCGAATTAGGCCACATAGCGATCTCTCCCTAAAATACCGCTGGTTGTCGACGTATCAAGTTAAACGTGAGTTTATAATTTACTATCGTGTTCATTATTCAACTTGGTGGACGGGATAAGTGAAGTGTTGTTTGGGATGAATACGATAGATAACGTTTATAAATAGTGTATAGCGTGAGTCGATAATTCGTATGTTTTTGTAAATGGGTCACCTCGCCATTCTTTTACGAGCGAAGTTGTTTTGTGATTTCTTGGCGTTGCAATTATTGTTGTTTCACTGATCACCTGTGTATTTATTGTAGGTTTCTATATTAAATGCAATGTTTGTGCTTTGATTTTAAGTGAGTGTGACGGGAGAGTGATGTCCAGAAAGGCCGCGAGCTGGTAATGTGATGTCATCAAAAGGGGAAACAGAGGCCGATTCAGGCACCGTGTCGCCGAACCTGCCTGTAGTCAAAAATGAACCGGTTagtaattaaaaagtaattcTTTCCTAGTAAGCTAAGTATATGACCCATTTTAATGCCAAAATACTCCAATTCCATGTGTATTGTTCTTTCTGATTATAACTAGACAACTATTTTCtattctatattattattaacaaagtTATATTTTGTGGATTACTTGATTAGGTTCTAGAACAGGTACGGTTTTATCATGTAAACTCTGTAATAACATGATGTTATTATTAAAGCATGATTGCATTATTACAGCATTCACTACTTAAGTGatataatattacaatttattgaGATATTGAATTTTGTAACCTCTTCAGTAAGTGCTTGTTTACAGGTTTCACCACCTTGCACAGCTGCTAGATGTGATTACTTGTTTTCCTTATTTCCATCAAGATTCTAAATTCCCAAGGATCAATTTATATTCAttagttagtatattttagCTTTGTATTTAACATGATGGGTATCTGCATTAAAATATTGTCAAGCAAATTAACTTCAGCTATTAAAGGCAACACAAAGTGGTGAGAATTATTTTCTTTGCCTGTTGGGAAAATAATTAATGGTTTATAACAGGccatatgaaaataaaaagtaaagcattgaaattaataataagaaaCAAGAGTTATTATAACATCTTCATatgtattacaaataaaatgctCTTATTTTATATGTGCCTATAAGATGTTAAAGACTATACAAATACCAAAGGTTGTTTTTATTCCAGCTTGGTCCAAACTAAGACTTatgaatatatatacattttaaactgCTATGTAGGTAACAATGCTATTTAATGGAGCATGTACTCATTTTATCTGCCTACTGCTATAAAAAGTTTCAAATGAAAGGTTTATCTAATTGGTATCTTACAACAATTCTACTTAAAATacaatgttattttataatgGACTTCCCAAGTAAATGGAAATATAAAAGCAAACACATATCACAATTATGCCCAGATTTTATGTTTTGTGCGGATTAAACAGACTTTGCATTATGAAGCATTTCCTAAGAGTAAGACGTCAACACATACAAGTTGTAACAAAAATTGTTGGGATCCGTATAGGGGCATATACAGTATAGTATTgtgattagaaaaaaatagtttcttctatttattttatgatttttttcgatttttttttgtcttttagtATGAAGGGTTAACTGATGccttttaaaaattacttctaccttttcctaatcagaacaggATACCAAATATGCCTTAAACAGatctccactatttttgttacagctTGTATAGGTGCAAGGTGCAATATTACCACAAACAGCAGTACTGACTTGCCACTATTTTATAGTACCCATAACATTTTATAGTACTTATTGATATTGGTACattattagtttaaaataaaaaacccgccaagtgcgagtcggtctcgcacaggaagggttccgtaccattatctataaaaactatcacccatccaagtactgaccccgcccgatgtTGCTTAACtttggtgattggatgagaacctcgagattggaaagaaatacttattttattctgtttttagtatttgttgttatagcggcaacagaaatacataatctgtacaaatttcaactggctaactatcatggttcatgagatacagcctggtgatagatgGATGGACAACAGCGgagtttgaccctttgggtgtggaaccctaaaaatgcatgTCCCGTATAGCTTTGatgatttattcaaataaatatctTCAAAGGCAAGTTAATTTTTGCACAAGTTCAatctaaattgaaccttaaatTGGAATGCTAAGTTCGACATTCAGTACAGATATTAGACCATAAGTCCTCTTATATCCTCCATTACCTAATTAGGTGATCTGTGATGCATGAGTAAGAGCTAGGACTATCATTAGATCATTACCTACATTCCCAAagtaaactattactactattagacaaCCAGTTTGCAAATACTCAGACGTTTATAATATCGTTTTTGCTGTAGAggcttaatatttttatttaaaaataaattaatcgtAACCTGCGATGCATGAAGTGTCTTCACTAGCAAACAAAAATCCAGGTTAAGGAAATCAAGACAACCCTGATCAGATGAAACACCTATTACTTACTACCCTTAGAAAAAGTTATCTATGGCATTTTGGCATTCACAAATGTTAATGAATAATgcaattacattttaaaatctaTTAATTGCCAGTAAACTGGCTCTAGTTATGATCAAACAGTATTTATTggttttacaagggggtaaagttgttgtttaactcctcTATATTCATATTGATAGCCAAGctagcgaaagattccaaaattcaaCCACAAGCATAGCAAGtagttcgaaaagtggaatcttgagcgtcgTGAGAGTTTTAATACAGGGGGCAGGGCATAGGGGTTAAACCCACTTTGCAacagagtgaaacacaaaagtttttaccacaccaacatgaggaaaatacaaaatgtaaaacattacaaatcaaatccaaattaacactattaaatatttatcattcaaagtCATCATATTCTAATAGCCAACATGAGATAAAAACTCAGTTTGCTACAAATTACTTTGGCCCTCTTGTGggtaaaatgcaattttcttaTCGGTTTTTTAAgaagagcctttacgagctgaaGTGGTGAAAAATCTCACCTGGTCTCAATTTTCAAACATTATGTGGTAATGGTTTATGTTTGGCAGGCAACCGCAGCTAGTAAAGAAGAAACTCCTAAAAGAGGCAGCACACTGCTAAAATGCACAACTTGCAACACGTTTAGCACTCTCAGCAGCCGCGCACTGACCACGCACATGGCGCAGTGCTCGCCCGACAATAACAATGTGGCGGCCGCGCAGGCGGACGCCCGCCCTCACAGGAAGCTCTTCGAGTGCGACGTCTGTAACATGAAGTTCTCCAACGGCGCCAACATGCGCCGCCACAAGATGCGACACACCGGCGTCAAACCTTACGAATGCAGAGTCTGCCAAAAGAGGTTCTTCCGCAAGGACCATCTAGCGGAACACTTCACCACCCACACAAAGAGCTTGCCGTACCATTGCCCGATATGCAACCGAGGGTTCCAGCGCCAGATTGCCATGCGCGCGCACTTCCAGAACGAGCATGTCGGCCAGCACGACCTTGTCAAAACTTGCCCCCTCTGCAGCTACCGTGCCCCCACCATGAAGAGCCTCCGAGTTCATTTCTTTAACAGGTAAGGATTGTATGTGATAGGTGCAGTCAAGGTATtcaatatcgatacggacaaagtgacaaaaatatgtatacacgaccttattgcctatatattacgGTAGTGTCTTGcctatatatttaatacttagACTACATAATCATATCATtcattaaataggtatattgtaTTACAGTTTCATCGTCATACTTTGATAAAAAGCACTGgggctttaaaaaaattagaataTTTTATGGCATTTGTGCTGCTCTGTAGGTACTTGCTGGATCTAATAGCAACCAACttcacttttatattttatttgagacTGTACTCTTATGTTATAGtcttcataattttaaatagcaTTATTGTGAAGGTGAAGGCTGTTTGTCTGAGAAACACATACAGGATAAAGTGAAAATACATCTCAATGAATCATTTCTCCTTAAATAAAACTTGGGTTTCTTCCTACTACTACTAGGTTTTATTTGATagatacctaataaaaaaaaggtatgtCAAAATAAGAGgcgtttgaaaaaaaataaaaaatcagtaagtgcttttataaaaaaaaagctcttTTGAGTTGGTTAAAAATGTAGCCTATATTTATTACCCGCGTCATGAAAAGTAATATTCACCACATTCATCAAAACCGTCTCACTCGGTAGTTTTGAGGCTGTGGCACGCAAATCGCAATTGATATCGCAGGTGGTACACAAATAGTCTGCCAAAATGAATCCCTTGTATTCTGATAAAAACGGTAAAACAGCTTTGATAGCTAAAAAATCCCATCTTACCTTAACTTATGGGAAGTACGTATTAAATGTACGTGTTTACATTTTCCTCATTGTCTTTTGAGTCAAAGACAaggtttttactttatttatccTAACAAGTTACGTAATACGGCGCAAAACTAAACACTACCAAGTTtctaattaaaattgttttcgAGAGCTCGTCGAAAGAGCCTGAACTCATTACGATTCCGTTAttttaattgaccgaagcgttagcgaaggtctccattttaatatgtccggatgttttcGTCTACAGGCCACAATTCTTAACTAATtcccgtgaaattttgtgaccagatgataattatgattaaatagttttttttgttctaatcACTTTTACactttctaagcttaacgcaaggtctacagctcacagagccactagaaCTATGTTTGTACACCCTGGCAGCCTTTTGGTTATATCTTATGCAAGTTAAAGATTAGATAAAATGAACTTTGAGGGGGGAATCCTATTAAAGTACGACCTTAGTAACTCTATGCTcttaatattataagtatatcaTAGACGGAAAATATTTCAGACACGGCATCGACCTAGACAACCCAGGAACCGGCAACAACTCTGTTTCCCTGCTAGCAGCCGGCATAGCCAACGCCGCGTACGCCGACGGTTCTATGGACGCGAGTGCCATCAACGCCCTCGGAGCTCTCGGCTCCGGTCTGTCCGTTTCCGTGGCAGCCGCGTACTCGGATAGCGGCGACAGCAACGGCGCCCGCTCCGTTGACAACGCTACACCGCCCATGCACTATCTGACCCCCCACGTGGAGATATCTATGGCCGACAACAACGAGACATTCTCTCCGGGACAGTCCAACCATCTAAATAATTCCGGTaagcattgtattgtatttaggTACTGATCTATCTGGTATCGATACTTATGGCCGACAACGAGGTGTTCTCATAGACTGTCTGGTCCTGCAagtacttttaaaaaaaaagcggccaagtgcgagtctgactcgcccacgaagggttccgtaccatttatgacgtattaaaaaaaactacttaagtactatatctcgttcaaaccaattttcggtttgcatggtaatgtatatcatatatttttttttagttttatcattctgttattttagaagttacatgacacacacacacacacacacacacacacacacacacacacacacacacacattttaccactttggaagtgtctctcgcgcagatagatacacgtatgggtttgatgaaaaaaatttttttttttaattttatgacgtattaaaaaaacttcttactagatctcgttcaaaccaattttcggtggaagtttgcgtaatcgtacatcatatatattttttagtttaatcaTTCTCTTATTATAGAAgaggggggcacacattttaccactttggaagtgtctttcgcgcaaactattcactttagaaaaaaatgatattagaaacctcaatatcatttttgaagacctatccatagcagtgggacgtatataggctgaattattatatattattattatccatagataccccacacgtatgggtttgatgaaaaaagatttttgagtttcagttctaagtatggggaacccccaaaatttattggtttttttttatatttttgtgtgaaaatcttaatgcggttcatagaatacatccacttaccaagtttgaatagtatagttcatatagtttcggaaaaaagtggctgtgacataaacggacagacggacatgacgaatctataagggttccgttttttgccatttggctacggaaccctaataggCAAATGTGCCTTGACTTTTCCTAATGTTGGAACATTTAGTCCTGAAGTGGATATTTATgttggtattattatttttatcttcatATGTCTAGAAGGCAAATCAAATTACTCCCAACGCAATCttcatcaaattgtgtaaaaatacatattgtcaatattcagagatcAAAATtagaactacgtttgtatggagaagtgatcctccactatcctcttaatacacacaattaaaatgttctattatgtaatattttctgCCGTGATACAccttaagtaatttttttgtttttttaataagcagataaaaaaaaagaaattggtGATACATCTTATCAAGCAACTACAAGTATTTATGTTCATATCTCGTGGCTGAATTACTTACCTgcataaaatgataaataaagtaaattcaGCTTTTAAAGGATTttctataattaaaaaaagctcTTGAATGTGTGGTTGCGTTGTCGCAGATTCGCGCATGAACGGCGAGGGTGGCAGCTCGCCGCAGTCGGGCGACAGCGCTGGCGCCGTTGCCAGCTCGTCGCTCGCGCAGCTTCCCGCCGGCATCACGCCCTCCATCACGCTCATACCCATCAAGCAGGTACAGTACGGGCGACACAAgggcagtggggcgacactcctcctttcggtcaTTCTCGGTTCCggtcggctcagcattgctccgagcaattattacggttggcacaacttgacgcccctttgcgtgcacgaccacagttaagataatgacttgaattttgacaaccctaaatagccgaaagggctagtgccatacattagaaagggacagcatacttcgtccctgaatcgctgtcaaacttcggttttgtaggaagtgtcatttctgtacggtagtactattatttattctgtgacaaAGAGGcactgcatagaagtttgtatgcaaaggtacTAGGCGAATAGTAATTGCTCACTGTACataaacatgtattttattgtaatttgttaAAGCTTTCCACGCAAAAAGAAAGTAGCGGCGTCAATAATTATTCTGTGGAACCGGGTTCTTGGAAATTATTATCATCACTTCATTAACTATAATCGACCTAGCAACCAAAATTTACTAATGCTACTTTACTCATATttgaggtaatttaatttttctaatcAAGCTAATTAGTTCaattatataaatgtatgtatcaGGCAAGGTCAAAAAATCGTTAGTCATCCTATCTGGGTGGTGC is part of the Cydia pomonella isolate Wapato2018A unplaced genomic scaffold, ilCydPomo1 PGA_scaffold_167, whole genome shotgun sequence genome and encodes:
- the LOC133533460 gene encoding transmembrane protein 184C-like, producing the protein MCSYSVFSFFSKWRLWIKPLLVALYVILIIVLVPILIAHSISNGFSKADQGALVGGGFVLLALPISIWEITQHVLHYTKPSLQKHIIRILWMVPIYALNAWLGLQFPEQSIYMDSLRECYEAYVIYNFMKYLLNYLNEDQDLEALLETKPQVYHIFPLCCLAPWEMGREFVHNCKHGILQYTVVRPVTTVISMICELCGVYGESDFNPNVAFPYMIAINNLSQFLAMYCLVLFYRANRVELKPMKPIGKFLCIKAVVFFSFFQGVIINILVYCGVISSLFGIPESDTKIMSSKLQDFLICIEMFLAAIAHHYSFSYKPFARHEPDSRSCLGSFLAMWDVSDVKRDISEHLGVVGSSFSRRLRGKSMYHMARGYDESSRLVNEPTSSSAPNLTVEEPAVDVRPTVYGSVDTTVTASASDSEPLLGSVNDPMA
- the LOC133533459 gene encoding zinc finger protein ztf-16-like, with protein sequence MSSKGETEADSGTVSPNLPVVKNEPATAASKEETPKRGSTLLKCTTCNTFSTLSSRALTTHMAQCSPDNNNVAAAQADARPHRKLFECDVCNMKFSNGANMRRHKMRHTGVKPYECRVCQKRFFRKDHLAEHFTTHTKSLPYHCPICNRGFQRQIAMRAHFQNEHVGQHDLVKTCPLCSYRAPTMKSLRVHFFNRHGIDLDNPGTGNNSVSLLAAGIANAAYADGSMDASAINALGALGSGLSVSVAAAYSDSGDSNGARSVDNATPPMHYLTPHVEISMADNNETFSPGQSNHLNNSDSRMNGEGGSSPQSGDSAGAVASSSLAQLPAGITPSITLIPIKQEPNAEEAGGGEAQGEANGDKRGVSSSLSSLIKVSPLKSLLREDLRRRISARGRARGSNSSRASPSEGGVITSTHGDAAPAPASLVCSFCSITFPDSTLYFLHKGCHCDSNPWKCNICGEQCCNVYEFNSHLLSKSHQ